CGGGAAGGCTCCGACAAGCCCCTCGAGTTCAAGGTCGTGCGCGACGAGATCCCGCGCGCCAGCGTGGACCTGAAATTCATGATCAAGCCCGGCATCGGCTACATGCACGTTTCCGGGTTCAACGAAACCACAGAAAAGGAAGTCGAAGACGCCCTCGAAGACTTCGGCGACCTTAAGGGTTTGATCCTCGACCTGCGCCAGAACCCTGGCGGGCTTCTGAGCGAGGGCGTCGGCGTGGCCGACAAATTCCTGAAGAAGGGTGCCCTGATCGTCTCGCATCACGGCCGTTCGAGCCCGCGGAAGGAGTACCGAGCGACGCACGGCAACGGCGGCAAGGACTACCCGCTGGTGGTGCTGGTGAACCGCGGGACAGCCTCGGCGGCGGAGATCGTCGCCGGCGCCATCCAGGACCACGATCGAGGATTGATTGTGGGCGAGACCACTTTCGGCAAGGGCCTGGTGCAGACCGTCTATCCGCTGGCGGAGAACACCGGCCTGGCGCTGACCACCGCCAAGTACTACACCCCCAGCGGACGCCTCATCCAGCGCGACTATACCGGCGTCTCTCTCTACGACTACTACTACAACCGGGAGGCGCTGGATAACAACGGCAACAAGGAAGTCCGCATGACCGACAGCGGCCGCACCGTCTACGGAGGTGGTGGCATCACCCCGGACGTGAAGATCGCGGCGCAGAAGAGCAATCGCTTCCAGGACACGATGCTCCAGCATTACGTCTTCTTTAATTTCGCCAAGCACTACCTGATCAACCGCCATGTGGCGAAGAACTTCGAGGTGGATGACCAGGTACTGAACGAGTTCCGGCGATTCCTCGACGACCAGAAGGTCCCCTACACCGAGGCGGAGCTGGTGGAGAACAACGACTGGGTGCGGTCGAGCATCAAGAGCGAGCTGTTCATCAGCGAATTCGGCCAGCAGGAAGGCCTGCGGGTGCGCGCGGAGAGCGATCCGCAGGTGACCAAGGCGCTGGATCTGATGCCCCAAGCCAAGGCCCTGGCGGAGAACGCCAAGAAGATCATCGCCGAGAAGGCGCAGGCCCGCGCGGGAAGCCAGTGAGAGCAGCCGCCGGCCGCTAGCCGCCGATCTTCCGCAAGAACGCAAGCCCCGCAGAATACGGGGCTTTTTGCTGGCCGCTCGCCGATGACCGACGACTGCCGACCGGCGACCCCGCCCGCGATGCGCGACGGCGGCCTGGATTCAGACTCCTACAAGCCGGCCACGTGGGAGCGCCGCAGGCGCGCGTCGTAGCCCAGTTGATGCGAGATGCGCAGGGTGGCGTCCTTCACCGCCGCAGCCAGCTTGGGCAGCATTTCCAGGCTGATCTGGTGGATGGTCCCGGTCATGCCCAGGCTAGCTTCGATCTGGCCGCCGACGCCGAAGATGGGAGCGGCGACACAGCGCACCTCCGAGCTGTTCTCTTCGTCGTCCACCGCGTACCCCTGCTCGCGCACTTTTTCGAGTTCCTTCATGAACCGTGCCGGGGAGGTGATGGTGCGTTGCGTCAGCTTTTTCATCCCCCGGGACTTCAGGATGGCCCCGATCTTCTCCGGGTCCAGGTAGGCGGCCAGGGCCTTGCCTACGCTGGTGGAGTGGATCTCCATGCGGCGGCCGACCCAGGTGTCCATCTTGATGAAACCCGGAGCGTCCACCTTCTCGACGTAGACGGCTTCATCGCCATCCAGGATGGCGAGGTGCGCGGTCAAATGGTTGTGCTCGACGAGATGGCGCATGATCGGTTGCGCCGCCTCGCGCACATCCAGCCCTGTGAGGGCTCCGCGCGACAGGCTCAATACTTTCACACCCAGGCGGTAGCGGCCGGTTTCCGGGTCGCGCCGCAGGTAGCCGCGGTGCTCCAGGGTGCGCAGGATATAGCTCGCGGAACTCTTGGGGATACGGAGCTTGCGGCTGATGTCGGCGTTGCTCATGCCGCCGCTGCGGTGGGCCACGGCTTCCAGGATCTCCAGCGTGCGCTCGACCGCGATGGAGGGGGATTCGAGGGTTGCAGCCATACGCCCATTGAATGTACAGCATCTTGAATTTGTGTTCAATAGGCTGAACGACTGCGTTGACCCTCGGATTTCCACAGGCCTAGGCTGCGTACAGGATGCTGAATCAGTGTTCAACATATTGAACACTCGGACTCCATCACGCTCCCCCGGGGCCCGAACGCCAGCCGGGAGAGAAGGCCCGCGATAAAACCGGCCACGACAGGAGACGCTTATGGGAACCAACGGCACGAACGGCACAGCAACGAAGATCACCGAGCAGTGGGCGACGGACCTGCGCTGGAGAGGGGTCGAGCGCCCCTACTCCGCCGCGGACGTGGAACGGCTGCGCGGATCCATCCATATCGACTACACGCTGGCGCGCCTGGGCGCAGAGCGGCTGTGGCAGCTCTTGCAAGAGCCCGGCTATGTGCATGCGCTCGGCGCCATGACCGGCAACCAGGCGGTGCAGATGGTCCAGGCCGGCTTGAAGTCGATCTACGTCAGTGGCTGGCAGGCAGCCGCCGACGCCAACGACGCCGGACAGATGTATCCCGACCAGAGCCTCTACCCTGCCGATAGCGTGCCCAACCTCTGCCGCCGCATCAACAATGCGTTGCAGCGCGCCGACCAGATCCACCACACCGAAGGCAGGAACGGGACCTACTGGTTCGCGCCCCTGGTCGCCGACGCCGAGGCGGGCTTCGGAGGCA
This genomic stretch from Terriglobia bacterium harbors:
- a CDS encoding IclR family transcriptional regulator; translation: MAATLESPSIAVERTLEILEAVAHRSGGMSNADISRKLRIPKSSASYILRTLEHRGYLRRDPETGRYRLGVKVLSLSRGALTGLDVREAAQPIMRHLVEHNHLTAHLAILDGDEAVYVEKVDAPGFIKMDTWVGRRMEIHSTSVGKALAAYLDPEKIGAILKSRGMKKLTQRTITSPARFMKELEKVREQGYAVDDEENSSEVRCVAAPIFGVGGQIEASLGMTGTIHQISLEMLPKLAAAVKDATLRISHQLGYDARLRRSHVAGL
- a CDS encoding S41 family peptidase, translating into MAGRSRRSLLLVVFVILLCGALGAVFGQRVTGTPQNSDADIRESLREFSQVYDVVEQNYAEPVNADKAIYNGAIPGMLHVLDPHSNFFDPKSYSLLREEQRGKYYGVGMQVGPRNNKVIVIAPFVGTPAYRAGIRPGDVIVAVDGKPTDNLTTSEVAEMLKGPKGTAVRITILREGSDKPLEFKVVRDEIPRASVDLKFMIKPGIGYMHVSGFNETTEKEVEDALEDFGDLKGLILDLRQNPGGLLSEGVGVADKFLKKGALIVSHHGRSSPRKEYRATHGNGGKDYPLVVLVNRGTASAAEIVAGAIQDHDRGLIVGETTFGKGLVQTVYPLAENTGLALTTAKYYTPSGRLIQRDYTGVSLYDYYYNREALDNNGNKEVRMTDSGRTVYGGGGITPDVKIAAQKSNRFQDTMLQHYVFFNFAKHYLINRHVAKNFEVDDQVLNEFRRFLDDQKVPYTEAELVENNDWVRSSIKSELFISEFGQQEGLRVRAESDPQVTKALDLMPQAKALAENAKKIIAEKAQARAGSQ